Proteins encoded together in one Amblyomma americanum isolate KBUSLIRL-KWMA chromosome 1, ASM5285725v1, whole genome shotgun sequence window:
- the Eip75B gene encoding ecdysone-induced protein 75B isoform X2, translating to MVQGLLQAKPAEPPHEGAIEFDGTTVLCRVCGDKASGFHYGVHSCEGCKGFFRRSIQQKIQYRPCTKNQQCSILRINRNRCQYCRLKKCIAVGMSRDAVRFGRVPKREKAKILAAMQKVNASSQEKALAVELEDEMRLFETVVRAHEETCDFTSDKVSPLLERARAHPVYTLCPPQLACPLNPTTQPAEGSGAPRLMEDFSERFSPAIRGVVEFAKRIPGFSLLAQDDQVTLLKAGVFEVLLVRLACMFDSRSSSMVCLNGQVLLRESLHSASNARFLLDSMFDFADRLNALGLTDAELGLFCSVVVIAPDRPGLRNTDLVQKMQRRLSEVLQKAVAAGHPDRPQLCAELLKKVPDLRTLNTLHSEKLLAYKMEPATPPYLEQWGATEDWSPASPHSVASSTNSLDGAKSPVRSGSFSSSTDYSPDSPAKPFAKVRRLDSPTDSGIDSGKEPGCCTPSASVCSSPRSLDDKAADEPDRADEDMPVLKRALQAPPLVSPHQLMEEAYRHHKKLRAVRKEAASSSADLASSHSTLVGRLQQAPRFLNEQQLKRTDLIHNIIMRNEGPQNFFQGWGSPPRCPYSPQPSPPLVPQDGPQPLNLSKKPPTPPLKTET from the exons AATTCGACGGGACCACCGTGTTGTGCCGAGTATGTGGGGACAAGGCAAGCGGCTTCCACTACGGCGTGCACTCCTGCGAAGGATGCAAG GGCTTTTTCCGGAGGAGCATCCAACAAAAGATCCAGTACCGGCCTTGCACCAAGAATCAACAATGCTCAATCCTGCGTATCAACAGGAACAGATGCCAGTACTGCAGGCTCAAGAAATGCATCGCAGTCGGCATGTCTCGAGATG CCGTGAGGTTTGGTCGTGTGCCGAAGCGTGAAAAGGCGAAGATCCTCGCCGCTATGCAGAAGGTGAACGCCAGCTCGCAAGAGAAGGCGTTGGCTGTGGAATTGGAAGACGAAATGCGGCTCTTCGAAACCGTGGTGCGCGCCCATGAGGAGACCTGCGACTTCACCAGCGACAAGGTTTCCCCTCTTCTGGAGCGCGCCCGTGCCCACCCTGTCTACACTCTGTGCCCTCCACAGCTG GCCTGCCCGCTGAATCCCACCACGCAACCAGCCGAAGGCAGTGGAGCTCCGCGGCTAATGGAGGACTTCTCTGAACGTTTCTCCCCTGCGATTCGCGGTGTGGTGGAGTTCGCCAAACGTATTCCTGGCTTCAGCCTCCTGGctcaggacgaccaagtgacgcTGCTCAAGGCTGGCGTGTTTGAAGTACTCTTGGTGCGGTTGGCCTGCATGTTTGACAGCCGCAGCAGCTCCATGGTGTGCCTCAACGGCCAGGTGCTACTCCGCGAGTCGCTGCATTCGGCCAGTAACGCCCGGTTCCTGCTCGACTCCATGTTCGACTTCGCCGACCGGCTCAACGCCTTGGGCCTGACGGACGCCGAGCTGGGCCTCTTCTGCTCCGTCGTGGTCATTGCCCCCG ATCGGCCTGGGCTGCGCAACACGGACCTGGTGCAGAAGATGCAGAGGCGCCTGAGCGAGGTGCTGCAGAAGGCCGTGGCGGCGGGCCACCCGGACCGGCCGCAGCTGTGCGCCGAACTGCTCAAGAAGGTGCCGGACCTGCGCACGCTCAACACGCTGCACTCGGAGAAGCTGCTGGCCTACAAGATGGAGCCGGCAACGCCCCCGTACCTGGAGCAGTGGGGCGCCACCGAGGACTGGAGCCCGGCGAGCCCGCACTCGGTGGCCTCGTCGACCAACTCGCTGGACGGCGCCAAGAGCCCCGTCCGCTCGGGCTCCTTCTCGAGCAGCACCGACTACTCGCCGGACAGCCCGGCCAAGCCGTTCGCCAAGGTGCGCCGGCTCGACTCGCCCACCGACTCGGGCATCGACAGCGGCAAGGAGCCCGGCTGCTGCACCCCCAGCGCCTCGGTGTGCTCCAGCCCGCGCTCGCTGGACGACAAGGCGGCCGACGAGCCGGACCGCGCCGACGAGGACATGCCGGTGCTGAAGCGCGCGCTGCAGGCGCCGCCGCTCGTCAGCCCGCACCAGCTCATGGAGGAGGCGTACCGGCACCACAAGAAGCTGCGCGCCGTGCGCAAGGAGGCCGCCTCGAGCTCGGCCGACCTGGCCTCGAGCCACAGCACGCTCGTGGGCCGGCTGCAGCAGGCGCCGCGCTTCCTCAACGAGCAGCAGCTCAAGCGCACCGACCTCATCCACAACATCATCATGCGCAACGAGGGCCCGCAGAACTTCTTCCAGGGCTGGGGCTCGCCGCCGCGCTGCCCCTACAGCCCGCAGCCCAGCCCGCCGCTAGTCCCCCAGGACGGGCCCCAGCCGCTCAACCTGTCCAAGAAGCCCCCCACGCCGCCGCTCAAGACGGAGACGTAG
- the Eip75B gene encoding ecdysone-induced protein 75B isoform X1, which translates to MILTEKDLQLLATLPFQQQQLERKDADLKIEFDGTTVLCRVCGDKASGFHYGVHSCEGCKGFFRRSIQQKIQYRPCTKNQQCSILRINRNRCQYCRLKKCIAVGMSRDAVRFGRVPKREKAKILAAMQKVNASSQEKALAVELEDEMRLFETVVRAHEETCDFTSDKVSPLLERARAHPVYTLCPPQLACPLNPTTQPAEGSGAPRLMEDFSERFSPAIRGVVEFAKRIPGFSLLAQDDQVTLLKAGVFEVLLVRLACMFDSRSSSMVCLNGQVLLRESLHSASNARFLLDSMFDFADRLNALGLTDAELGLFCSVVVIAPDRPGLRNTDLVQKMQRRLSEVLQKAVAAGHPDRPQLCAELLKKVPDLRTLNTLHSEKLLAYKMEPATPPYLEQWGATEDWSPASPHSVASSTNSLDGAKSPVRSGSFSSSTDYSPDSPAKPFAKVRRLDSPTDSGIDSGKEPGCCTPSASVCSSPRSLDDKAADEPDRADEDMPVLKRALQAPPLVSPHQLMEEAYRHHKKLRAVRKEAASSSADLASSHSTLVGRLQQAPRFLNEQQLKRTDLIHNIIMRNEGPQNFFQGWGSPPRCPYSPQPSPPLVPQDGPQPLNLSKKPPTPPLKTET; encoded by the exons AATTCGACGGGACCACCGTGTTGTGCCGAGTATGTGGGGACAAGGCAAGCGGCTTCCACTACGGCGTGCACTCCTGCGAAGGATGCAAG GGCTTTTTCCGGAGGAGCATCCAACAAAAGATCCAGTACCGGCCTTGCACCAAGAATCAACAATGCTCAATCCTGCGTATCAACAGGAACAGATGCCAGTACTGCAGGCTCAAGAAATGCATCGCAGTCGGCATGTCTCGAGATG CCGTGAGGTTTGGTCGTGTGCCGAAGCGTGAAAAGGCGAAGATCCTCGCCGCTATGCAGAAGGTGAACGCCAGCTCGCAAGAGAAGGCGTTGGCTGTGGAATTGGAAGACGAAATGCGGCTCTTCGAAACCGTGGTGCGCGCCCATGAGGAGACCTGCGACTTCACCAGCGACAAGGTTTCCCCTCTTCTGGAGCGCGCCCGTGCCCACCCTGTCTACACTCTGTGCCCTCCACAGCTG GCCTGCCCGCTGAATCCCACCACGCAACCAGCCGAAGGCAGTGGAGCTCCGCGGCTAATGGAGGACTTCTCTGAACGTTTCTCCCCTGCGATTCGCGGTGTGGTGGAGTTCGCCAAACGTATTCCTGGCTTCAGCCTCCTGGctcaggacgaccaagtgacgcTGCTCAAGGCTGGCGTGTTTGAAGTACTCTTGGTGCGGTTGGCCTGCATGTTTGACAGCCGCAGCAGCTCCATGGTGTGCCTCAACGGCCAGGTGCTACTCCGCGAGTCGCTGCATTCGGCCAGTAACGCCCGGTTCCTGCTCGACTCCATGTTCGACTTCGCCGACCGGCTCAACGCCTTGGGCCTGACGGACGCCGAGCTGGGCCTCTTCTGCTCCGTCGTGGTCATTGCCCCCG ATCGGCCTGGGCTGCGCAACACGGACCTGGTGCAGAAGATGCAGAGGCGCCTGAGCGAGGTGCTGCAGAAGGCCGTGGCGGCGGGCCACCCGGACCGGCCGCAGCTGTGCGCCGAACTGCTCAAGAAGGTGCCGGACCTGCGCACGCTCAACACGCTGCACTCGGAGAAGCTGCTGGCCTACAAGATGGAGCCGGCAACGCCCCCGTACCTGGAGCAGTGGGGCGCCACCGAGGACTGGAGCCCGGCGAGCCCGCACTCGGTGGCCTCGTCGACCAACTCGCTGGACGGCGCCAAGAGCCCCGTCCGCTCGGGCTCCTTCTCGAGCAGCACCGACTACTCGCCGGACAGCCCGGCCAAGCCGTTCGCCAAGGTGCGCCGGCTCGACTCGCCCACCGACTCGGGCATCGACAGCGGCAAGGAGCCCGGCTGCTGCACCCCCAGCGCCTCGGTGTGCTCCAGCCCGCGCTCGCTGGACGACAAGGCGGCCGACGAGCCGGACCGCGCCGACGAGGACATGCCGGTGCTGAAGCGCGCGCTGCAGGCGCCGCCGCTCGTCAGCCCGCACCAGCTCATGGAGGAGGCGTACCGGCACCACAAGAAGCTGCGCGCCGTGCGCAAGGAGGCCGCCTCGAGCTCGGCCGACCTGGCCTCGAGCCACAGCACGCTCGTGGGCCGGCTGCAGCAGGCGCCGCGCTTCCTCAACGAGCAGCAGCTCAAGCGCACCGACCTCATCCACAACATCATCATGCGCAACGAGGGCCCGCAGAACTTCTTCCAGGGCTGGGGCTCGCCGCCGCGCTGCCCCTACAGCCCGCAGCCCAGCCCGCCGCTAGTCCCCCAGGACGGGCCCCAGCCGCTCAACCTGTCCAAGAAGCCCCCCACGCCGCCGCTCAAGACGGAGACGTAG
- the Eip75B gene encoding ecdysone-induced protein 75B isoform X4 has protein sequence MSRDAVRFGRVPKREKAKILAAMQKVNASSQEKALAVELEDEMRLFETVVRAHEETCDFTSDKVSPLLERARAHPVYTLCPPQLACPLNPTTQPAEGSGAPRLMEDFSERFSPAIRGVVEFAKRIPGFSLLAQDDQVTLLKAGVFEVLLVRLACMFDSRSSSMVCLNGQVLLRESLHSASNARFLLDSMFDFADRLNALGLTDAELGLFCSVVVIAPDRPGLRNTDLVQKMQRRLSEVLQKAVAAGHPDRPQLCAELLKKVPDLRTLNTLHSEKLLAYKMEPATPPYLEQWGATEDWSPASPHSVASSTNSLDGAKSPVRSGSFSSSTDYSPDSPAKPFAKVRRLDSPTDSGIDSGKEPGCCTPSASVCSSPRSLDDKAADEPDRADEDMPVLKRALQAPPLVSPHQLMEEAYRHHKKLRAVRKEAASSSADLASSHSTLVGRLQQAPRFLNEQQLKRTDLIHNIIMRNEGPQNFFQGWGSPPRCPYSPQPSPPLVPQDGPQPLNLSKKPPTPPLKTET, from the exons ATGTCTCGAGATG CCGTGAGGTTTGGTCGTGTGCCGAAGCGTGAAAAGGCGAAGATCCTCGCCGCTATGCAGAAGGTGAACGCCAGCTCGCAAGAGAAGGCGTTGGCTGTGGAATTGGAAGACGAAATGCGGCTCTTCGAAACCGTGGTGCGCGCCCATGAGGAGACCTGCGACTTCACCAGCGACAAGGTTTCCCCTCTTCTGGAGCGCGCCCGTGCCCACCCTGTCTACACTCTGTGCCCTCCACAGCTG GCCTGCCCGCTGAATCCCACCACGCAACCAGCCGAAGGCAGTGGAGCTCCGCGGCTAATGGAGGACTTCTCTGAACGTTTCTCCCCTGCGATTCGCGGTGTGGTGGAGTTCGCCAAACGTATTCCTGGCTTCAGCCTCCTGGctcaggacgaccaagtgacgcTGCTCAAGGCTGGCGTGTTTGAAGTACTCTTGGTGCGGTTGGCCTGCATGTTTGACAGCCGCAGCAGCTCCATGGTGTGCCTCAACGGCCAGGTGCTACTCCGCGAGTCGCTGCATTCGGCCAGTAACGCCCGGTTCCTGCTCGACTCCATGTTCGACTTCGCCGACCGGCTCAACGCCTTGGGCCTGACGGACGCCGAGCTGGGCCTCTTCTGCTCCGTCGTGGTCATTGCCCCCG ATCGGCCTGGGCTGCGCAACACGGACCTGGTGCAGAAGATGCAGAGGCGCCTGAGCGAGGTGCTGCAGAAGGCCGTGGCGGCGGGCCACCCGGACCGGCCGCAGCTGTGCGCCGAACTGCTCAAGAAGGTGCCGGACCTGCGCACGCTCAACACGCTGCACTCGGAGAAGCTGCTGGCCTACAAGATGGAGCCGGCAACGCCCCCGTACCTGGAGCAGTGGGGCGCCACCGAGGACTGGAGCCCGGCGAGCCCGCACTCGGTGGCCTCGTCGACCAACTCGCTGGACGGCGCCAAGAGCCCCGTCCGCTCGGGCTCCTTCTCGAGCAGCACCGACTACTCGCCGGACAGCCCGGCCAAGCCGTTCGCCAAGGTGCGCCGGCTCGACTCGCCCACCGACTCGGGCATCGACAGCGGCAAGGAGCCCGGCTGCTGCACCCCCAGCGCCTCGGTGTGCTCCAGCCCGCGCTCGCTGGACGACAAGGCGGCCGACGAGCCGGACCGCGCCGACGAGGACATGCCGGTGCTGAAGCGCGCGCTGCAGGCGCCGCCGCTCGTCAGCCCGCACCAGCTCATGGAGGAGGCGTACCGGCACCACAAGAAGCTGCGCGCCGTGCGCAAGGAGGCCGCCTCGAGCTCGGCCGACCTGGCCTCGAGCCACAGCACGCTCGTGGGCCGGCTGCAGCAGGCGCCGCGCTTCCTCAACGAGCAGCAGCTCAAGCGCACCGACCTCATCCACAACATCATCATGCGCAACGAGGGCCCGCAGAACTTCTTCCAGGGCTGGGGCTCGCCGCCGCGCTGCCCCTACAGCCCGCAGCCCAGCCCGCCGCTAGTCCCCCAGGACGGGCCCCAGCCGCTCAACCTGTCCAAGAAGCCCCCCACGCCGCCGCTCAAGACGGAGACGTAG
- the Eip75B gene encoding ecdysone-induced protein 75B isoform X3 — MMMAPDPRPGNAGYLYFVDGKPVRFGRVPKREKAKILAAMQKVNASSQEKALAVELEDEMRLFETVVRAHEETCDFTSDKVSPLLERARAHPVYTLCPPQLACPLNPTTQPAEGSGAPRLMEDFSERFSPAIRGVVEFAKRIPGFSLLAQDDQVTLLKAGVFEVLLVRLACMFDSRSSSMVCLNGQVLLRESLHSASNARFLLDSMFDFADRLNALGLTDAELGLFCSVVVIAPDRPGLRNTDLVQKMQRRLSEVLQKAVAAGHPDRPQLCAELLKKVPDLRTLNTLHSEKLLAYKMEPATPPYLEQWGATEDWSPASPHSVASSTNSLDGAKSPVRSGSFSSSTDYSPDSPAKPFAKVRRLDSPTDSGIDSGKEPGCCTPSASVCSSPRSLDDKAADEPDRADEDMPVLKRALQAPPLVSPHQLMEEAYRHHKKLRAVRKEAASSSADLASSHSTLVGRLQQAPRFLNEQQLKRTDLIHNIIMRNEGPQNFFQGWGSPPRCPYSPQPSPPLVPQDGPQPLNLSKKPPTPPLKTET, encoded by the exons ATGATGATGGCTCCGGATCCTAGGCCGGGCAACGCAGGTTACCTGTACTTTGTCGACGGCAAAC CCGTGAGGTTTGGTCGTGTGCCGAAGCGTGAAAAGGCGAAGATCCTCGCCGCTATGCAGAAGGTGAACGCCAGCTCGCAAGAGAAGGCGTTGGCTGTGGAATTGGAAGACGAAATGCGGCTCTTCGAAACCGTGGTGCGCGCCCATGAGGAGACCTGCGACTTCACCAGCGACAAGGTTTCCCCTCTTCTGGAGCGCGCCCGTGCCCACCCTGTCTACACTCTGTGCCCTCCACAGCTG GCCTGCCCGCTGAATCCCACCACGCAACCAGCCGAAGGCAGTGGAGCTCCGCGGCTAATGGAGGACTTCTCTGAACGTTTCTCCCCTGCGATTCGCGGTGTGGTGGAGTTCGCCAAACGTATTCCTGGCTTCAGCCTCCTGGctcaggacgaccaagtgacgcTGCTCAAGGCTGGCGTGTTTGAAGTACTCTTGGTGCGGTTGGCCTGCATGTTTGACAGCCGCAGCAGCTCCATGGTGTGCCTCAACGGCCAGGTGCTACTCCGCGAGTCGCTGCATTCGGCCAGTAACGCCCGGTTCCTGCTCGACTCCATGTTCGACTTCGCCGACCGGCTCAACGCCTTGGGCCTGACGGACGCCGAGCTGGGCCTCTTCTGCTCCGTCGTGGTCATTGCCCCCG ATCGGCCTGGGCTGCGCAACACGGACCTGGTGCAGAAGATGCAGAGGCGCCTGAGCGAGGTGCTGCAGAAGGCCGTGGCGGCGGGCCACCCGGACCGGCCGCAGCTGTGCGCCGAACTGCTCAAGAAGGTGCCGGACCTGCGCACGCTCAACACGCTGCACTCGGAGAAGCTGCTGGCCTACAAGATGGAGCCGGCAACGCCCCCGTACCTGGAGCAGTGGGGCGCCACCGAGGACTGGAGCCCGGCGAGCCCGCACTCGGTGGCCTCGTCGACCAACTCGCTGGACGGCGCCAAGAGCCCCGTCCGCTCGGGCTCCTTCTCGAGCAGCACCGACTACTCGCCGGACAGCCCGGCCAAGCCGTTCGCCAAGGTGCGCCGGCTCGACTCGCCCACCGACTCGGGCATCGACAGCGGCAAGGAGCCCGGCTGCTGCACCCCCAGCGCCTCGGTGTGCTCCAGCCCGCGCTCGCTGGACGACAAGGCGGCCGACGAGCCGGACCGCGCCGACGAGGACATGCCGGTGCTGAAGCGCGCGCTGCAGGCGCCGCCGCTCGTCAGCCCGCACCAGCTCATGGAGGAGGCGTACCGGCACCACAAGAAGCTGCGCGCCGTGCGCAAGGAGGCCGCCTCGAGCTCGGCCGACCTGGCCTCGAGCCACAGCACGCTCGTGGGCCGGCTGCAGCAGGCGCCGCGCTTCCTCAACGAGCAGCAGCTCAAGCGCACCGACCTCATCCACAACATCATCATGCGCAACGAGGGCCCGCAGAACTTCTTCCAGGGCTGGGGCTCGCCGCCGCGCTGCCCCTACAGCCCGCAGCCCAGCCCGCCGCTAGTCCCCCAGGACGGGCCCCAGCCGCTCAACCTGTCCAAGAAGCCCCCCACGCCGCCGCTCAAGACGGAGACGTAG
- the Eip75B gene encoding ecdysone-induced protein 75B isoform X5, whose product MAMRAVRFGRVPKREKAKILAAMQKVNASSQEKALAVELEDEMRLFETVVRAHEETCDFTSDKVSPLLERARAHPVYTLCPPQLACPLNPTTQPAEGSGAPRLMEDFSERFSPAIRGVVEFAKRIPGFSLLAQDDQVTLLKAGVFEVLLVRLACMFDSRSSSMVCLNGQVLLRESLHSASNARFLLDSMFDFADRLNALGLTDAELGLFCSVVVIAPDRPGLRNTDLVQKMQRRLSEVLQKAVAAGHPDRPQLCAELLKKVPDLRTLNTLHSEKLLAYKMEPATPPYLEQWGATEDWSPASPHSVASSTNSLDGAKSPVRSGSFSSSTDYSPDSPAKPFAKVRRLDSPTDSGIDSGKEPGCCTPSASVCSSPRSLDDKAADEPDRADEDMPVLKRALQAPPLVSPHQLMEEAYRHHKKLRAVRKEAASSSADLASSHSTLVGRLQQAPRFLNEQQLKRTDLIHNIIMRNEGPQNFFQGWGSPPRCPYSPQPSPPLVPQDGPQPLNLSKKPPTPPLKTET is encoded by the exons ATGGCGATGCGAG CCGTGAGGTTTGGTCGTGTGCCGAAGCGTGAAAAGGCGAAGATCCTCGCCGCTATGCAGAAGGTGAACGCCAGCTCGCAAGAGAAGGCGTTGGCTGTGGAATTGGAAGACGAAATGCGGCTCTTCGAAACCGTGGTGCGCGCCCATGAGGAGACCTGCGACTTCACCAGCGACAAGGTTTCCCCTCTTCTGGAGCGCGCCCGTGCCCACCCTGTCTACACTCTGTGCCCTCCACAGCTG GCCTGCCCGCTGAATCCCACCACGCAACCAGCCGAAGGCAGTGGAGCTCCGCGGCTAATGGAGGACTTCTCTGAACGTTTCTCCCCTGCGATTCGCGGTGTGGTGGAGTTCGCCAAACGTATTCCTGGCTTCAGCCTCCTGGctcaggacgaccaagtgacgcTGCTCAAGGCTGGCGTGTTTGAAGTACTCTTGGTGCGGTTGGCCTGCATGTTTGACAGCCGCAGCAGCTCCATGGTGTGCCTCAACGGCCAGGTGCTACTCCGCGAGTCGCTGCATTCGGCCAGTAACGCCCGGTTCCTGCTCGACTCCATGTTCGACTTCGCCGACCGGCTCAACGCCTTGGGCCTGACGGACGCCGAGCTGGGCCTCTTCTGCTCCGTCGTGGTCATTGCCCCCG ATCGGCCTGGGCTGCGCAACACGGACCTGGTGCAGAAGATGCAGAGGCGCCTGAGCGAGGTGCTGCAGAAGGCCGTGGCGGCGGGCCACCCGGACCGGCCGCAGCTGTGCGCCGAACTGCTCAAGAAGGTGCCGGACCTGCGCACGCTCAACACGCTGCACTCGGAGAAGCTGCTGGCCTACAAGATGGAGCCGGCAACGCCCCCGTACCTGGAGCAGTGGGGCGCCACCGAGGACTGGAGCCCGGCGAGCCCGCACTCGGTGGCCTCGTCGACCAACTCGCTGGACGGCGCCAAGAGCCCCGTCCGCTCGGGCTCCTTCTCGAGCAGCACCGACTACTCGCCGGACAGCCCGGCCAAGCCGTTCGCCAAGGTGCGCCGGCTCGACTCGCCCACCGACTCGGGCATCGACAGCGGCAAGGAGCCCGGCTGCTGCACCCCCAGCGCCTCGGTGTGCTCCAGCCCGCGCTCGCTGGACGACAAGGCGGCCGACGAGCCGGACCGCGCCGACGAGGACATGCCGGTGCTGAAGCGCGCGCTGCAGGCGCCGCCGCTCGTCAGCCCGCACCAGCTCATGGAGGAGGCGTACCGGCACCACAAGAAGCTGCGCGCCGTGCGCAAGGAGGCCGCCTCGAGCTCGGCCGACCTGGCCTCGAGCCACAGCACGCTCGTGGGCCGGCTGCAGCAGGCGCCGCGCTTCCTCAACGAGCAGCAGCTCAAGCGCACCGACCTCATCCACAACATCATCATGCGCAACGAGGGCCCGCAGAACTTCTTCCAGGGCTGGGGCTCGCCGCCGCGCTGCCCCTACAGCCCGCAGCCCAGCCCGCCGCTAGTCCCCCAGGACGGGCCCCAGCCGCTCAACCTGTCCAAGAAGCCCCCCACGCCGCCGCTCAAGACGGAGACGTAG